One genomic segment of Hevea brasiliensis isolate MT/VB/25A 57/8 chromosome 3, ASM3005281v1, whole genome shotgun sequence includes these proteins:
- the LOC131178320 gene encoding uncharacterized protein LOC131178320, translating into MDERVEAAVDYISLLPEHILHHILSFLPIKQIAKTSALSKTWFQAWNAFQILEFDFNAIFSGNRNLYRYPDLENNRQKLYDTVEQILLRRRRQMITLTKFTVIVPAVYRRPEVVSTMDRWICHALGSHVKDLKIAVGPSGNEEEYSYSLPQPVFNASSIQVLDLDNCKLKLHPGGDIKLPSLKKLSLTTVFADDIVVSKLLAGCPLIEDLNFIWCFGFKTLQILDHHANLLKLRVKRLEHLEQIKLEAHNLRSLELHGPSWPSKLEVVSLKNLRSLIISKAPITDKWLSEQLNKFAHLENLDLFSCPMLTSIKIWSSHIHTLHISSCKELARIEVDTPNLSIFSYSGDIISFSSNDLILSKVMLCLESEIMDVSWYIRWIEFLDKFNQHCKVLNWKLTSTTGKSFLIPKEIRQILSPPLCKVKELKLSISNQDESFTTAELVDAMLWISPHLQSLRIDSSLKSFFKFSYKQPTNEGESGCYKSLPVSCWNYCMEEVNIKQISYAVIPTWHYYTEDVQMKPISNHEERSYILKEDIWEKIESGLLDWVPECLT; encoded by the exons ATGGACGAGAGGGTAGAAGCAGCAGTGGATTATATTTCTCTACTGCCAGAGCATATATTACACCATATCTTGTCTTTTCTCCCCATCAAACAAATTGCGAAAACCAGTGCATTGTCAAAGACTTGGTTTCAAGCATGGAACGCGTTCCAGATTTTGGAATTTGATTTTAACGCTATTTTTAGTGGCAATCGAAATCTTTACCGCTATCCAGACTTAGAGAACAACAGACAGAAGTTGTATGACACTGTTGAACAGATTTTGTTACGCCGTCGCAGGCAGATGATTACTCTCACCAAGTTCACGGTTATCGTTCCTGCGGTTTACCGAAGACCAGAAGTAGTATCCACTATGGACAGATGGATTTGCCATGCCTTGGGGAGTCATGTAAAAGACCTAAAAATTGCAGTTGGTCCATCCGGCAATGAAGAAGAGTACTCGTACAGCTTGCCTCAACCTGTTTTTAATGCAAGTTCAATACAGGTCTTGGACTTGGACAACTGCAAGTTGAAGCTGCACCCTGGCGGAGATATAAAATTACCTTCCTTGAAAAAACTGTCTCTTACTACTGTTTTTGCAGATGATATCGTAGTCAGCAAACTTTTGGCTGGCTGTCCTCTGATTGAAGACTTAAATTTCATTTGGTGCTTTGGTTTCAAGACTCTACAAATACTTGATCATCATGCTAATCTCTTAAAACTCCGCGTGAAACGGCTTGAACATCTTGAACAAATTAAGTTGGAAGCACATAATCTCCGTTCATTGGAACTGCATGGTCCATCTTGGCCTTCTAAATTGGAGGTGGTCTCCTTGAAAAATTTGAGGAGCTTAATAATATCTAAAGCTCCTATTACTGATAAGTGGCTGAGTGAGCAATTGAATAAATTTGCTCACCTGGAAAACCTGGATTTGTTTAGTTGCCCTATGTTGACGAGTATTAAGATTTGGAGTTCTCATATTCATACACTTCACATAAGTTCTTGCAAAGAGCTAGCAAGAATTGAGGTTGATACGCCTAATTTAAGCATCTTTTCATACTCTGGCGATataatttcattttcttcaaaTGATTTGATCCTATCCAAGGTTATGCTGTGTTTAGAATCTGAAATCATGGATGTTTCTTGGTACATTAGATGGATTGAATTTCTCGATAAGTTCAACCAACATTGCAAGGTACTGAATTGGAAGTTAACAAGTACAACAGGAaag AGCTTTCTTATTCCAAAGGAAATAAGACAAATCTTATCCCCTCCATTATGtaaagtgaaagaattgaagctttcaatttcaaatcaagaTGAGAGTTTTACAACTGCTGAACTTGTGGATGCTATGCTATGGATTTCTCCTCATCTGCAAAGTCTACGCATAGATTCCAGCTTAAAATCTTTTTTTAAG TTTTCATATAAGCAGCCAACAAATGAAGGAGAAAGTGGTTGTTACAAGTCTCTCCCTGTTTCATGCTGGAACTATTGTATGGAGGAAGTAAATATCAAGCAAATTTCTTATGCTGTGATACCAACCTGGCATTATTACACAGAGGATGTACAGATGAAGCCAATCTCTAATCATGAAGAAAGGAGTTACATTTTGAAGGAAGACATTTGGGAGAAGATTGAAAGCGGTCTTTTAGATTGGGTGCCTGAATGTCTAACTTAA